Genomic DNA from Brassica rapa cultivar Chiifu-401-42 chromosome A04, CAAS_Brap_v3.01, whole genome shotgun sequence:
TATATTTCCTTAATATCGCCGTTTTATTTTATCCAGTACTCTTTTGTGATtggatcaaataaataaaatttatttaaaagataCTCAAGTTATAGATATCATCAAAACTCTATTAAAAGGAGAATACGGAGGCTTCTTACGTATGCCACCTAGGATTGGAAATTCGACCAGTAATATTCAAGCAATTAGACATGTCATCCGTCTATTATACGACTTGGGCTTCGGCtttcttattttgtatttgGTTTTGGGCTTCCTAATGTGCCTTCTTTTATTTTACGATTAAGGCTTCTTCCCCTATTTCTGTCGGCACAATTCTCTCCTGTAGTCGATGAATATGCTGTTCTCCGCTCACCTTTCATCTTCCAgatcttctctttctcttctcacCGGAACCGTTTCAACACATACTTTCATCTTCATTGCTCTCATTCAATGGATTCTTTTCATCTTCCTCTCCATTACTCTATTTATAAATCTCTACTTTTTGCGTCGATTACAATTGATTTTCTTTTCTCATACAAAAGTCCCGATGGAGCCCAAAGGAAACTCACCGAACTCCGGCGATCGcaataccaacaagaagaccgtcGCCTCCTCCGCGACTCCAAGGCCAAGCCGGAAGTCTACTGGTTCCTCTGACACCGTGATGAAACCTAACGGGAAGTCTCCTGTTTTGTCTGCTCTCTCCTCCGCGCGTGGCGATCAAGTGACTCCAAGGCCAAGCCGGAAGTCTACCGGTTCCTCCGACACCGTGATGAAACCTAACGGAAAGTCTCATGTTTCGTCTGCTCTATCCTCCGCGCGTGGCGATCAAGTGATGCTCTTTAGAGATGTTTCGTTCGGCCCACACGAAGCCGACCTAAGGTTTCGACTGATTCATTTCTGGGAGGCTCGAAATCCAAACTCGAAAACGCTCATTGGACAGGAGATGCTCCTCATAGATGAAGAGGTTTGTCTGTGAATCATTTACTACTGATCCCCTTTTTAATATTGCTCTAATATTGTTAGATTTCTATTTATCGACTATCTCAAATGATCTGTAGGGGACTGTTATTCAAGGTTTTGTTCCAGCGGGTCGGGTTGGGACATATGAGCTGGCTTCTGGTTCTGTTTATAAGCTAAGCAATTTTTACGGCTCCAGAAACAAAGCTCAGTATCGGGTTACGGATCATAGCGCCACCGTCACATTCGCTTGGAATTCTGAGCTATCGGTTATTGATAACCCTCCGGTTGCATTCCAGGAAGATAGGTTCAGGTTCTACAGTTACGAGGAGTTTCAGGCTGACTGCGACCGCAAAATTAATCTTTATGGTAAGCACTGTTGACTTTTATACTTAAATCATTCGGTTTTCCACCCAAATAACATTGTTCTTTTGAATTGTTCTATCTCAGACTATGTTGGCCACATGAAGCTGGTGGATGGGCAGGCTATCACTGAACGTATGGTCCTCGACGAAGTTGACATAGCAGAGAAGCGACATCTATGTGTTCATGTTCAGACACATGGGTAAGTTTGTTCAAATATTAGACGTGTTTTTGTGTGTTATGTCTAACACATTATTTATACTTGTGCAGCGGGCCAGTAATGAAACTCTATCTATGGGACCAGGCCGCATCTGAATTCTGCGAGAAATTCAAGTTGTATGTAAGCACTCCAAGCGTTCTTTTGGTCACAACAGTAAACCCTAAACATCTTGGAGGTAAGCATTTCGTTCAACTACCGGATTAAGTCACTAAAACTATATTGTCTCATTATTTGTCGTAATTGGTTGTGTACTCATATAGAACGTATGTGTGGTAACTCACACTGAATTGTATTAACACATTTTTACTGTTATTTGAGACCGTGGTCGTAATTGGTTGTGTACTCACGAGTTGTATGGTAGTAATTAATTAATGTGTTGTGAACAGGAACACTTGCTCTCACTTCGATGTCATCATCTCGAGTGTTTATGGATGCTGATGTCCAGCCTAGCAGGGATTATCTTGCCTGGTATGCATTTTGGTATTCAGTTAGAATTTTCATTGAACTACTGTTTTAGTATCTCATGCGAACTCAGCACTTACTTTTTTTGGTTTCCC
This window encodes:
- the LOC103848129 gene encoding uncharacterized protein LOC103848129; its protein translation is MNMLFSAHLSSSRSSLSLLTGTVSTHTFIFIALIQWILFIFLSITLFINLYFLRRLQLIFFSHTKVPMEPKGNSPNSGDRNTNKKTVASSATPRPSRKSTGSSDTVMKPNGKSPVLSALSSARGDQVTPRPSRKSTGSSDTVMKPNGKSHVSSALSSARGDQVMLFRDVSFGPHEADLRFRLIHFWEARNPNSKTLIGQEMLLIDEEGTVIQGFVPAGRVGTYELASGSVYKLSNFYGSRNKAQYRVTDHSATVTFAWNSELSVIDNPPVAFQEDRFRFYSYEEFQADCDRKINLYDYVGHMKLVDGQAITERMVLDEVDIAEKRHLCVHVQTHGGPVMKLYLWDQAASEFCEKFKLYVSTPSVLLVTTVNPKHLGGTLALTSMSSSRVFMDADVQPSRDYLAWLSSNSDIANKIDAEVVTKPETATLAELFSYIKLETAKVA